From a single Bacillus sp. NEB1478 genomic region:
- the spoIIAA gene encoding anti-sigma F factor antagonist, with translation MGLAVNLELKTSVLCIRLEGELDHHTADVLRSQVEDYLKKHTVNHIVLNLEGLSFMDSSGLGVILGRYKQIKSQNGEMVVCAISQPVRRLFEMSGLFKIIRLEEDEELALQALGVA, from the coding sequence GTGGGATTAGCTGTCAATCTTGAACTGAAAACTTCCGTACTGTGCATCCGGTTAGAAGGTGAACTTGATCATCATACTGCTGATGTATTGCGGTCACAAGTAGAAGATTATCTGAAAAAGCATACCGTAAATCACATTGTTCTAAATCTCGAAGGTTTAAGTTTTATGGATAGCTCAGGTCTAGGAGTAATATTGGGCCGGTATAAACAAATCAAAAGTCAGAATGGGGAGATGGTTGTATGTGCAATTTCACAGCCTGTCCGAAGACTATTTGAAATGTCAGGGCTTTTTAAAATCATTCGTTTAGAAGAAGATGAAGAGCTTGCCCTGCAGGCTTTGGGGGTGGCTTAA
- the spoIIAB gene encoding anti-sigma F factor: MRNEMKIQFSALSQNESFARVTVAAFIAQIDPTVDELTEIKTVVSEAVTNAIIHGYDNKPTGMVYIEAAIEEDTIHLTIRDEGHGITDLGQARQPLYTSKPELERSGMGFTIMENFMDEVEVISEPSFGTTIHLTKYLTKNKALCN, from the coding sequence ATGAGAAATGAAATGAAAATTCAGTTTTCTGCGTTAAGTCAAAATGAGTCGTTTGCCCGTGTGACTGTGGCAGCATTTATTGCTCAAATAGACCCGACAGTAGATGAATTAACAGAAATTAAAACGGTAGTATCAGAAGCCGTAACAAACGCGATTATACATGGCTATGATAATAAGCCGACAGGAATGGTTTATATCGAAGCTGCTATAGAAGAAGACACGATTCATTTAACGATTCGTGACGAGGGGCATGGAATCACTGATTTAGGACAAGCGAGACAGCCTTTGTACACATCAAAGCCTGAACTCGAAAGGTCTGGCATGGGCTTTACGATTATGGAAAATTTTATGGATGAAGTAGAAGTCATCTCAGAGCCATCATTCGGTACGACGATTCACTTGACGAAATACTTAACCAAAAATAAAGCATTGTGCAATTAA
- the sigF gene encoding RNA polymerase sporulation sigma factor SigF: protein MDVEVRSSKGEPFLKDEEIKLLIKRSQEGDQEARDTIVEKNMRLVWSVVQRFLNRGYEADDLFQIGSIGLLKSVDKFDLSYDVRFSTYAVPMIIGEIQRFIRDDGTVKVSRSLKETGNKVRKAKDELSKSLGRTPTINEVAQYLDLAVEDVVLAQDAVRAPQSIHETVYENDGDPITLLDQISDHSESKWFDKIALKDMMDRLDERERLIVYLRYFKDQTQSEVADRLSISQVQVSRLEKKILLFMKSQMET, encoded by the coding sequence ATGGATGTCGAGGTGAGAAGCAGCAAAGGCGAACCGTTTCTAAAGGATGAGGAGATTAAACTTTTAATTAAGCGAAGTCAAGAAGGTGATCAAGAGGCGCGAGACACTATAGTTGAAAAAAACATGAGACTCGTTTGGTCTGTTGTTCAACGTTTTTTAAACAGAGGCTATGAAGCAGATGACCTTTTTCAGATTGGAAGTATCGGCTTATTGAAATCAGTGGACAAATTTGATCTTTCTTATGACGTAAGATTCTCAACATATGCTGTTCCGATGATCATTGGTGAGATTCAGCGGTTTATTAGGGACGATGGTACGGTAAAAGTAAGCCGTTCCCTTAAAGAAACAGGTAATAAAGTTAGGAAAGCAAAAGACGAGCTGTCAAAATCTCTTGGAAGAACACCTACGATTAATGAAGTTGCTCAATATTTGGATTTAGCAGTTGAAGATGTCGTGCTGGCACAAGACGCAGTCCGGGCACCTCAATCAATCCATGAAACCGTTTATGAGAATGATGGTGATCCGATCACATTACTCGATCAGATCTCAGATCATAGTGAAAGCAAGTGGTTTGACAAAATTGCACTAAAAGATATGATGGACAGACTTGATGAACGTGAGAGATTGATTGTCTATTTAAGGTATTTTAAAGACCAAACACAATCCGAGGTAGCTGATCGGCTTTCTATATCACAAGTTCAAGTATCCAGATTAGAAAAGAAAATACTGCTGTTCATGAAAAGCCAGATGGAGACTTAA
- a CDS encoding stage V sporulation protein AA — MDKSIYLRMRQRVQVLQHQKITIGDVAQIVSSDEKEKQVKELVVYEITPEDKHLVVIDVMKVISSIQRQDPGADVQTIGPAQTILEIQMKPKKLAPVYFVLVWLLLFIGSALAIMNFHEDVSMQLVHQKIYYMMTGHYKEQPLLLQIPYSFGLGLGMILFFNHLFRKRFNEEPSPLEVEMFNYQQDLDQYVIVHENKETEKKINDD; from the coding sequence TTGGATAAAAGCATATACCTTCGCATGCGGCAACGCGTACAAGTCCTTCAGCATCAAAAAATAACGATTGGCGATGTTGCGCAAATTGTATCTTCAGATGAAAAAGAAAAGCAAGTAAAGGAGCTTGTTGTTTATGAAATAACTCCTGAAGACAAACATTTAGTTGTCATTGATGTAATGAAAGTAATCAGTTCAATTCAAAGACAAGATCCAGGTGCTGATGTACAAACGATAGGGCCGGCACAAACTATTTTAGAAATTCAAATGAAACCCAAAAAATTAGCTCCTGTTTATTTTGTACTTGTATGGCTTTTACTTTTTATTGGTTCAGCTCTTGCAATCATGAACTTTCATGAGGATGTAAGCATGCAGCTTGTTCATCAAAAAATATATTACATGATGACAGGCCATTATAAAGAACAGCCACTATTGCTTCAGATTCCATACTCGTTCGGATTAGGTCTTGGTATGATACTGTTCTTTAATCATCTTTTCCGAAAACGGTTCAACGAGGAGCCAAGCCCACTAGAAGTTGAAATGTTTAATTATCAGCAGGATTTAGATCAATATGTCATTGTGCACGAAAACAAAGAAACAGAGAAGAAGATCAATGACGATTAA
- a CDS encoding stage V sporulation protein AB — MTIKVLLVMFVGLGGGITVGSGLVAFLTVLGIVPRLMQLSKTYSYIRSYEISIILGAVLGGWMNLRDASLSFPSIILVPIGLMAGIFVGMLAAALTEVLNVLPILAKRVGFGEKIIIILMAIVFGKISGSLFHWIYYINH, encoded by the coding sequence ATGACGATTAAAGTATTGCTTGTTATGTTTGTAGGACTAGGCGGCGGAATAACGGTTGGATCTGGTTTGGTCGCATTTCTTACTGTTCTTGGAATTGTGCCGCGCTTGATGCAGTTATCAAAGACATATAGCTATATAAGAAGTTATGAAATCAGCATTATATTAGGAGCAGTGCTTGGCGGGTGGATGAACTTACGTGATGCGTCCCTTTCGTTTCCTTCAATTATATTGGTACCGATTGGTTTGATGGCAGGTATTTTTGTAGGAATGCTGGCAGCAGCACTGACTGAAGTGCTTAACGTACTTCCTATTTTGGCAAAAAGGGTAGGGTTTGGAGAGAAAATCATTATTATCCTAATGGCCATTGTGTTTGGAAAGATATCAGGGTCGCTGTTTCATTGGATATATTACATTAACCATTAA
- the spoVAC gene encoding stage V sporulation protein AC codes for MATKEEQQAYAEKIKPIQPKPPYFINCLKAFLVGGVICLIGEAIQKFYMTYFNFSAETAGNPTVATLILVAALLTGLGVYDKIGQFAGAGSVVPVTGFANAVTSAALEHKSEGLVLGVATNLFKLAGAVIVFGAVSAYIFGMIRYIFQHLL; via the coding sequence ATGGCAACAAAAGAAGAACAGCAGGCATATGCCGAAAAGATTAAACCAATTCAGCCTAAACCGCCTTATTTCATTAATTGTTTAAAAGCGTTTTTGGTAGGCGGCGTCATTTGCCTAATAGGTGAAGCGATACAAAAGTTTTATATGACGTATTTTAATTTTTCAGCAGAAACGGCTGGGAACCCAACTGTAGCTACCCTTATTTTAGTAGCAGCATTGTTAACGGGGTTAGGTGTTTATGATAAAATCGGTCAGTTTGCTGGAGCAGGATCAGTTGTTCCTGTTACTGGTTTTGCAAATGCTGTTACAAGTGCTGCGTTAGAACACAAAAGTGAAGGACTTGTTCTTGGGGTAGCGACAAATTTATTTAAACTTGCTGGAGCGGTAATTGTTTTCGGTGCCGTATCAGCCTACATTTTTGGAATGATCCGATATATTTTTCAGCACTTACTGTAA
- the spoVAD gene encoding stage V sporulation protein AD, with product MNLQGRQTWKFANDIYLNAAGTAVGPLEGEGPLGSFFDKTYSNLHCNQKNWELAERQLMEDAIEICLQKTKLQPSDINFLLAGDLLNQIVSANYTARGNGIPYLGVFGACSTSMESLALAALLVDGGYANRVIAAVSSHNATAERQFRYPTEYGGQKPDTATFTVTGAGAALVSKEVSDIRITSATIGKVVDLGIKDPFDMGSAMAPAAADTIAAHLKEMNVSADEYDLIATGDLSGVGAPIVKMLLKEQGIDISDNHRDCGLMIYRPDQPVFAGGSGCACSAVVTYGYILEEIRKGNLSKVLMVATGALLSPVMVQQKESIPTVAHGVVLERAEGGN from the coding sequence TTGAATTTACAAGGCAGACAAACATGGAAATTTGCAAATGATATTTATTTGAATGCCGCTGGAACCGCAGTAGGTCCATTAGAAGGTGAAGGACCTCTTGGCAGTTTTTTTGATAAAACGTACAGCAACCTTCATTGCAATCAAAAAAATTGGGAGCTTGCAGAGAGACAGCTTATGGAAGATGCGATTGAGATCTGTTTACAAAAAACAAAATTACAGCCTTCAGATATCAACTTCTTATTGGCAGGTGACCTGTTAAATCAAATCGTTTCTGCTAATTATACAGCGAGAGGTAACGGTATTCCATATTTAGGTGTTTTTGGTGCTTGTTCTACTTCAATGGAATCTTTAGCTTTAGCCGCTTTGTTAGTAGACGGAGGCTATGCGAACCGGGTCATTGCAGCTGTAAGCTCACATAATGCTACTGCAGAAAGGCAGTTTAGATATCCAACAGAGTATGGCGGACAAAAACCTGATACAGCAACTTTTACAGTTACCGGGGCTGGAGCAGCTCTTGTCAGTAAAGAAGTGTCTGACATTAGAATTACTTCTGCAACGATCGGAAAAGTTGTGGACTTAGGGATAAAGGATCCTTTTGATATGGGTTCTGCGATGGCACCAGCCGCTGCAGATACAATTGCTGCTCATTTAAAAGAAATGAATGTTTCTGCAGATGAATATGACCTGATTGCTACTGGTGATTTATCAGGGGTAGGGGCGCCAATTGTTAAAATGCTGCTGAAAGAACAAGGGATAGACATTTCTGATAATCACCGTGATTGCGGATTAATGATCTATCGGCCGGATCAGCCTGTTTTTGCTGGAGGCAGCGGCTGCGCCTGTTCAGCAGTTGTTACTTACGGCTATATTTTGGAGGAAATACGCAAAGGCAATTTAAGCAAGGTGCTTATGGTTGCGACAGGAGCATTATTAAGTCCTGTAATGGTACAGCAAAAAGAATCAATCCCAACTGTCGCTCATGGAGTTGTTTTGGAGCGAGCGGAAGGAGGGAACTAA
- the spoVAE gene encoding stage V sporulation protein AE: protein MEFVWAFIIGGFICVIGQLMMDVLKLTPAHVTTSFVVIGALLDAFGIYDKLIEFAGAGATVPITSFGHSLLHGAMESAEDHGFIGIAMGIFELTSAGISSAILFGFIVAVIFKPKG from the coding sequence ATGGAATTTGTTTGGGCATTTATTATTGGTGGGTTCATATGTGTGATTGGACAGTTGATGATGGATGTTTTGAAACTGACGCCTGCCCATGTTACAACATCATTTGTCGTAATTGGAGCTTTGCTTGATGCTTTTGGTATTTATGATAAATTAATTGAATTTGCTGGGGCAGGTGCAACCGTTCCGATCACAAGCTTTGGTCATTCCTTGCTGCATGGAGCTATGGAATCAGCGGAAGATCACGGCTTTATTGGCATTGCTATGGGGATATTTGAATTGACTTCAGCAGGTATTTCATCTGCTATTCTTTTCGGTTTTATTGTAGCAGTCATCTTTAAGCCAAAGGGGTGA
- a CDS encoding stage V sporulation protein AE produces the protein MVKKRVIFITDGDLYALRVAEHAAKQIGGRCISQSWGNPTRKSGQELVEMIRQTPNDPVLVMFDDCGYKGEGPGEQAMRIIHRQPDFEVIGAVAVASKTHFAEWTKVHCSIDRYGELTEFGIDKSGLPDLETGRINGDTVYILDELNLPFVIGMGDIGKMAGHDSVEKGAPITMKAINLILERSKGHGKHKKENTN, from the coding sequence ATGGTGAAAAAAAGGGTCATTTTTATTACCGATGGAGATCTGTATGCCCTTCGGGTAGCTGAGCATGCGGCGAAACAAATCGGAGGACGCTGCATTTCTCAATCTTGGGGTAATCCAACAAGAAAGTCTGGGCAAGAGCTTGTTGAAATGATCCGGCAAACACCAAATGATCCCGTGCTGGTTATGTTTGATGACTGCGGATATAAAGGCGAGGGACCAGGGGAACAAGCGATGAGAATTATTCACCGGCAGCCGGATTTTGAGGTTATTGGAGCTGTAGCGGTTGCTTCTAAGACACATTTCGCAGAATGGACTAAAGTTCATTGTTCTATAGACCGTTATGGTGAACTTACCGAATTCGGTATCGATAAAAGCGGCTTGCCTGACTTGGAAACTGGCAGAATAAATGGTGACACGGTTTATATATTAGACGAATTAAATTTACCGTTTGTAATTGGGATGGGTGATATAGGGAAAATGGCAGGTCATGATTCCGTGGAAAAGGGAGCTCCTATTACGATGAAAGCAATCAATCTAATCTTAGAAAGGAGTAAAGGACATGGCAAACACAAAAAAGAAAACACCAATTAG
- a CDS encoding spore germination protein, translating into MANTKKKTPISKDIHENEKFLKERLGIGVSFDVGVRKIFVLKKELQLYYCTGLCDSEFIIMIYRELMDMDHGHRSPSKVKDLVHNHLAHQQVELTKSLDEAVDRMLSGLIVIFVDGEEEAFIIDVRSYPGRSPEEPDIEKVVRGSRDGYTENIIINTALTRRRIRDERLRHEILQVGERSKTDVCISYIQDVADPGLVETIKKELNGIEIDGIPMADKTIEEFIVKQGWNPFPLVRYTERPDVAAQHLMEGHVLIITDTSPSVIIAPTTLFHHVQHAEEYRQTPFIGAFLRWIRFSGMIMSIFLVPMWLLFSMHKGLLPDFIDFIGPNKKTNIPLFVQIIFAEIGIDILRTAAIHTPSALSTAMGLIAAVLIGQIAIDVGLFVPEVILYVSIAAIGSFSTPSYELSVANKVIRLGLILLVVLFNVPGYMIGITVFILYLGTIKNLNTPYLWPFIPFNPKAFLQIVIRVAVPLSKSRPSILHPQDQKKQPTN; encoded by the coding sequence ATGGCAAACACAAAAAAGAAAACACCAATTAGTAAAGACATACATGAAAATGAGAAATTTTTAAAAGAACGGCTAGGTATCGGAGTAAGTTTTGATGTTGGTGTAAGGAAGATCTTTGTTTTAAAAAAAGAGCTGCAATTATACTATTGTACCGGTTTATGTGACAGTGAATTTATTATCATGATCTACAGGGAACTCATGGACATGGATCATGGTCATCGTTCTCCGTCAAAAGTAAAAGATCTTGTACATAATCATCTTGCTCATCAGCAAGTGGAACTCACAAAATCACTTGATGAAGCGGTTGACAGAATGCTGTCTGGATTGATTGTTATTTTTGTAGATGGTGAAGAAGAAGCATTCATTATCGATGTCAGAAGTTATCCTGGGAGGTCACCTGAAGAGCCCGATATCGAAAAAGTGGTACGTGGTTCTCGTGACGGCTATACTGAAAATATTATCATCAATACGGCTTTAACTAGAAGAAGAATTCGTGACGAGAGGCTTCGACATGAAATTTTACAGGTTGGTGAACGATCAAAGACAGATGTATGTATCTCTTATATTCAGGATGTTGCTGATCCGGGTCTAGTGGAAACGATTAAAAAAGAATTAAACGGTATTGAGATAGACGGTATTCCGATGGCGGATAAAACGATTGAAGAATTTATTGTTAAACAAGGCTGGAACCCCTTTCCGCTTGTCCGATATACAGAAAGACCGGATGTTGCCGCACAGCATCTAATGGAAGGCCATGTGCTGATTATCACTGATACTTCTCCAAGCGTCATTATCGCACCTACTACCCTTTTCCATCATGTGCAGCATGCTGAAGAATACAGGCAGACACCATTTATAGGTGCATTTTTAAGATGGATCCGCTTCAGCGGTATGATTATGTCGATTTTTTTAGTACCGATGTGGTTATTGTTTTCCATGCATAAAGGATTACTGCCTGATTTTATTGATTTTATCGGTCCAAATAAAAAAACAAATATTCCATTATTCGTGCAAATTATCTTTGCAGAAATAGGAATTGATATATTAAGAACTGCAGCTATTCATACACCTAGTGCCCTTTCAACAGCTATGGGATTAATCGCAGCAGTTTTGATCGGACAGATTGCGATTGACGTAGGTTTGTTTGTCCCGGAAGTCATATTATACGTTTCGATAGCTGCAATAGGTTCTTTCTCTACGCCAAGTTATGAACTGAGTGTTGCTAATAAAGTAATTAGACTTGGGTTAATCTTACTTGTCGTCTTATTTAATGTTCCGGGATATATGATAGGAATTACGGTTTTCATATTGTACTTAGGTACAATAAAAAATTTAAATACTCCTTATCTTTGGCCGTTCATTCCATTTAATCCGAAAGCTTTCTTGCAGATTGTTATTCGAGTAGCTGTTCCATTATCCAAAAGCAGACCCAGTATTTTACATCCTCAAGATCAGAAAAAACAGCCAACAAATTAG
- the lysA gene encoding diaminopimelate decarboxylase, whose protein sequence is MNLHGTAQVGENEHLWIGGADTVELAKKYGTPLYLYDVALIRNRARGFKKAFEEKGIGYQVAYASKAFSSIAIFQLMEQEGLSLDVVSGGELYTALKAGFPAERIHFHGNNKSPDELEFALKSNIGCIVVDNFHEIQLLKMLCKKLDHKVNILLRLTPGIEAHTHDYIITGQEDSKFGFDLGNGQADKALQEVVMNSDYLNVLGIHCHIGSQIFETEGFTLAIEKLFSHFKTWENAYDYFPKVVNLGGGFGIQYTSEDTPLKPEQYVMSMIEEVTNQMSKFKKKKMPEIWIEPGRSLVGDAGTTIYSIGSQKEIEGVRHYVSVDGGMTDNIRPALYQAKYDAYAANKMNEKLTNIVSIAGKCCESGDMLIWDLALPKVNDSDYLAVTCTGAYGYSMANNYNRIQRPAVVFVEDGEEQLVVKRETYEDLIRQDLPLKTKVFV, encoded by the coding sequence ATGAATTTACATGGTACAGCACAGGTAGGAGAAAATGAACATCTTTGGATCGGAGGAGCAGATACCGTTGAACTGGCTAAAAAATACGGAACTCCACTTTATCTTTATGATGTTGCACTTATAAGAAACAGAGCAAGAGGCTTCAAAAAAGCTTTTGAGGAAAAAGGTATCGGTTATCAGGTTGCTTATGCGAGCAAAGCATTTTCATCAATTGCTATTTTTCAGTTGATGGAGCAAGAAGGATTAAGTCTGGATGTAGTTTCAGGTGGAGAGCTTTACACCGCACTCAAAGCTGGATTTCCTGCAGAAAGAATCCACTTCCATGGCAATAACAAAAGTCCTGATGAACTGGAATTTGCTCTTAAATCTAATATTGGGTGTATTGTGGTGGATAACTTTCATGAAATCCAACTATTAAAAATGTTATGTAAAAAGCTAGATCATAAAGTGAATATACTGCTTCGTTTAACACCTGGCATTGAAGCACATACACACGACTATATTATTACTGGCCAAGAAGATTCAAAATTTGGCTTTGATTTAGGAAACGGTCAGGCAGACAAAGCTTTACAGGAAGTAGTAATGAATAGTGATTATTTAAACGTTTTGGGGATTCATTGCCACATTGGATCACAGATTTTTGAAACTGAAGGATTTACTTTGGCAATTGAAAAACTGTTCAGTCATTTTAAGACTTGGGAAAATGCTTATGATTATTTTCCAAAAGTAGTGAATCTTGGCGGTGGATTTGGAATTCAATATACTTCTGAAGATACACCCCTTAAACCAGAACAATATGTTATGTCGATGATTGAAGAAGTTACAAATCAAATGAGCAAGTTTAAAAAGAAAAAAATGCCTGAAATATGGATTGAACCAGGAAGGTCGCTTGTAGGAGATGCTGGTACAACGATCTACTCTATTGGTTCTCAAAAAGAGATTGAAGGTGTTCGCCATTATGTTTCTGTTGATGGCGGAATGACGGACAACATTCGTCCAGCACTTTATCAGGCGAAATATGATGCTTATGCAGCAAACAAAATGAATGAAAAACTTACGAATATCGTTTCTATTGCAGGTAAATGCTGTGAGAGCGGAGATATGCTGATCTGGGATTTGGCACTTCCGAAAGTGAATGACTCTGATTATTTAGCTGTTACTTGTACGGGTGCATATGGATACAGTATGGCTAACAATTATAACCGCATACAGCGTCCTGCTGTAGTTTTTGTTGAAGATGGAGAAGAACAGCTAGTAGTAAAACGTGAGACATACGAGGACCTTATCAGACAAGACCTGCCTTTAAAAACGAAGGTTTTTGTGTAA